A genomic region of Serratia fonticola contains the following coding sequences:
- a CDS encoding UDP-glucose/GDP-mannose dehydrogenase family protein has protein sequence MKVTVFGIGYVGLVQAAVLAEVGHDVMCIDIDENKVENLKKGNIPIFEPGLTPLVQQNYEAGRLRFTTDAKAGVAHGAIQFIAVGTPPDEDGSADLKYVTAVARTIAEHMTEHKVVIDKSTVPVGTADKVREVMSAALQKRGSNIAFDVVSNPEFLKEGAAVADCMRPERIVIGTDNKDVIEPLRELYEPFNRNHDRMILMDIRSAELTKYAANCMLATKISFMNEISNLAEMLGADIEKVRQGIGSDSRIGYHFIYPGCGYGGSCFPKDVQALIRTAEHIGYQPKLLQAVEQVNSQQKYKLTQFIQQHFGNDVKGKTFALWGLAFKPNTDDMREASSRVLMETLWELGANVQAYDPEAMAEAQRIYGHRPDLKLMGTKEAALQGADALVICTEWQNFRAPDFDSIKLALKQPVIFDGRNLFDPERLQARGFTYYGIGRGASIKPVI, from the coding sequence ATGAAAGTAACCGTTTTCGGTATTGGCTATGTTGGCCTGGTACAGGCAGCTGTGTTGGCGGAAGTCGGGCACGATGTTATGTGTATCGACATCGATGAAAATAAGGTTGAAAACCTCAAAAAAGGGAATATACCGATCTTTGAACCGGGTCTGACACCGCTGGTACAGCAAAACTATGAGGCCGGTCGTTTACGCTTCACCACGGATGCCAAAGCAGGTGTTGCGCATGGGGCTATTCAGTTTATCGCGGTAGGTACTCCGCCCGATGAAGATGGCTCAGCAGACCTCAAATATGTGACCGCTGTAGCTCGTACCATTGCGGAACATATGACTGAGCACAAAGTGGTGATCGACAAATCCACCGTACCCGTTGGCACCGCAGATAAAGTACGTGAAGTGATGAGCGCAGCGCTGCAAAAGCGTGGCAGCAATATCGCCTTTGATGTGGTATCAAACCCTGAGTTCCTTAAAGAGGGGGCTGCCGTAGCGGACTGTATGCGCCCTGAGCGCATTGTTATTGGTACAGACAATAAAGATGTCATTGAGCCACTGCGTGAACTGTATGAGCCGTTCAACCGCAATCACGATCGGATGATCCTGATGGATATCCGCAGTGCCGAGCTGACCAAATATGCGGCTAACTGTATGCTGGCCACCAAAATCAGCTTTATGAATGAAATATCTAATCTGGCAGAAATGCTGGGGGCGGATATTGAAAAAGTGCGCCAGGGTATCGGCTCTGATTCCCGCATCGGTTATCACTTTATCTATCCTGGCTGTGGTTACGGCGGCTCTTGTTTCCCGAAAGATGTTCAGGCACTGATCCGTACCGCGGAGCATATCGGTTATCAACCAAAACTATTGCAAGCGGTAGAGCAGGTGAACTCTCAGCAAAAATATAAGCTGACCCAGTTCATCCAACAACACTTCGGTAACGATGTGAAAGGTAAAACCTTCGCTTTATGGGGGCTGGCATTTAAACCTAACACTGACGATATGCGAGAGGCCTCCAGCCGCGTGCTGATGGAAACGCTGTGGGAATTAGGGGCCAACGTGCAGGCTTATGACCCAGAAGCGATGGCAGAAGCACAGCGCATCTATGGTCACCGTCCTGATTTGAAATTGATGGGCACCAAAGAGGCTGCGTTACAGGGAGCAGATGCACTGGTTATCTGTACCGAATGGCAAAATTTCCGTGCACCAGATTTTGATTCCATTAAACTGGCACTGAAACAGCCTGTGATTTTTGACGGGCGTAATCTGTTTGATCCGGAACGTTTGCAAGCTCGTGGCTTTACATATTATGGTATCGGCCGCGGCGCATCGATTAAGCCGGTTATTTAA
- a CDS encoding NAD-dependent epimerase: MKFLVTGAAGFIGYHVTERLLSAGHQVVGIDNLNDYYDVSLKQARLEMLANKPAFQFIKLDLADRNGIAELFAEHQFERVIHLGAQAGVRYSLGHPLAYADSNLIGHLNILEGCRHNKVGHLLYASSSSVYGLNRKLPFSAEDPVDHPISLYAATKKANELMSHSYSHLYGLPTTGLRFFTVYGPWGRPDMALFKFTKAMLAGESIDVYNHGEMHRDFTYIDDIAEAVVRLQAIVPQPNPNWTVEQGSAATSSAPYHVYNIGNSSPVKLMEYIHALEEALGITARKNMLPMQPGDVMDTSADTEALYQTIAFKPETSVGEGVKRFVEWYKMFYNVQ, encoded by the coding sequence ATGAAATTCCTGGTCACAGGCGCTGCAGGATTTATTGGTTATCACGTAACGGAGCGTTTGTTATCCGCCGGGCATCAGGTTGTCGGTATTGACAACCTGAATGATTATTATGATGTCAGCCTGAAACAGGCTCGACTTGAAATGCTGGCTAATAAGCCAGCATTTCAGTTTATCAAGCTGGATTTGGCCGATCGTAACGGTATTGCCGAGCTTTTTGCAGAACACCAGTTTGAGCGTGTCATTCATCTTGGTGCTCAGGCCGGGGTCCGTTATTCGTTAGGTCATCCCCTGGCTTATGCCGATTCAAATCTGATTGGTCACTTGAACATTCTTGAAGGCTGCCGGCATAATAAAGTAGGGCATTTGTTGTACGCCTCATCCAGTTCGGTATATGGTCTTAACCGCAAATTACCTTTCTCGGCTGAAGATCCCGTTGACCATCCAATATCGTTGTATGCCGCGACTAAAAAAGCCAATGAGCTGATGTCCCATAGCTATTCGCATTTATATGGTCTGCCAACTACTGGGCTGCGCTTTTTCACCGTATATGGTCCTTGGGGGCGTCCTGACATGGCGCTGTTTAAATTCACCAAAGCGATGTTGGCGGGTGAGAGCATTGATGTGTATAACCATGGTGAAATGCACCGTGATTTTACCTACATTGATGATATTGCGGAGGCGGTGGTGCGCTTACAGGCTATTGTTCCTCAACCCAATCCCAATTGGACGGTAGAGCAAGGATCGGCCGCAACCAGTTCTGCGCCTTACCATGTTTATAATATTGGCAATAGCAGCCCAGTGAAGTTAATGGAATATATTCATGCCTTGGAAGAGGCATTAGGTATCACTGCGCGTAAAAATATGCTGCCGATGCAACCTGGTGATGTGATGGATACCAGTGCGGATACCGAAGCGCTTTACCAAACTATTGCGTTTAAACCTGAAACCAGCGTCGGTGAAGGCGTCAAACGGTTTGTTGAATGGTATAAGATGTTTTATAACGTTCAGTAA
- the hns gene encoding histone-like nucleoid-structuring protein H-NS gives MSEALKILNNIRTLRAQARECSLETLEEMLEKLEVVVNERREEDSQAQAEIEERTRKLQQYREMLIADGIDPNELLQTMAATKAAGKAKRAARPAKYQYKDENGEMKTWTGQGRTPAVIKKAIEEQGKSLDDFLL, from the coding sequence ATGAGCGAAGCATTAAAGATTTTGAACAACATCCGTACTCTTCGTGCACAGGCAAGAGAATGCAGCCTGGAAACGTTGGAAGAGATGCTTGAGAAACTGGAAGTTGTTGTTAACGAACGTCGCGAAGAAGACAGCCAGGCTCAGGCAGAAATTGAAGAACGTACCCGTAAACTGCAGCAATATCGTGAAATGCTGATTGCAGACGGTATTGATCCAAACGAACTGTTGCAAACTATGGCTGCAACTAAAGCCGCGGGTAAAGCAAAACGTGCTGCACGTCCTGCTAAATACCAATATAAAGACGAAAACGGCGAAATGAAAACCTGGACCGGCCAGGGCCGTACTCCGGCTGTGATTAAAAAAGCTATCGAAGAGCAAGGTAAATCTCTGGACGATTTCCTGCTGTAA
- a CDS encoding thymidine kinase has translation MAQLYFYYSAMNAGKSTALLQSSYNYQERGMRTLVFTAEIDHRFGVGKVSSRIGLSSQAQLYNNQTQLYAMINQEHQQQPVHCVLVDESQFLTKEQVEDLCEVVDQLDIPVLCYGLRTDFLGQLFVGSHHLLAWADKLVELKTICHCGRKANMVLRLGEDGKAMHAGEQVVIGGNESYVSVCRKHYKEAIKPLG, from the coding sequence ATGGCTCAACTTTATTTTTATTACTCCGCTATGAATGCGGGAAAATCCACAGCGTTATTACAATCTTCATATAATTATCAAGAACGTGGTATGCGTACGCTGGTGTTTACTGCTGAGATTGATCATCGTTTCGGTGTTGGCAAGGTAAGTTCTCGCATCGGGCTCTCTTCGCAAGCTCAGCTCTATAATAATCAGACCCAGCTGTATGCAATGATTAATCAAGAGCATCAACAGCAACCGGTGCATTGTGTCCTGGTGGACGAAAGTCAGTTTCTGACCAAAGAGCAGGTGGAAGATCTTTGTGAGGTTGTTGATCAACTGGATATCCCCGTGTTGTGTTACGGCTTACGTACGGACTTTCTTGGACAACTGTTCGTCGGTAGCCATCATCTGCTGGCGTGGGCAGATAAGCTGGTTGAACTGAAAACGATTTGCCATTGTGGTCGCAAAGCCAATATGGTTTTGCGCCTGGGAGAAGATGGTAAGGCGATGCATGCTGGGGAGCAGGTGGTTATTGGCGGCAATGAAAGCTATGTGTCGGTATGCCGCAAGCATTATAAAGAAGCGATAAAGCCACTGGGATAA
- the adhE gene encoding bifunctional acetaldehyde-CoA/alcohol dehydrogenase — translation MAVTNVAELNELVARVKKAQREYANFSQEQVDKIFRAAALAAADARIPLAKMAVEESGMGIVEDKVIKNHFASEYIYNAYKDEKTCGILSEDDTFGTITIAEPIGLICGIVPTTNPTSTAIFKALISLKTRNGIIFSPHPRAKNATNKAADIVLQAAIAAGAPKDIVGWIDQPSVELSNQLMHHPDINLILATGGPGMVKAAYSSGKPAIGVGAGNTPVVVDETADIKRVVASILMSKTFDSGVICASEQSVIVVDSVYDAVRERFSSHGGYMLQGKELKAVQDIILKNGGLNAAIVGQSAPKIAEMAGIKVPANTKILIGEVKLVDESEPFAHEKLSPTLAMYRAKDFEDAVSKAEKLVAMGGIGHTSCLYTDQDNQTQRVEYFGDKMKTARILINTPASQGGIGDLYNFKLAPSLTLGCGSWGGNSISENVGPKHLINKKTVAKRAENMLWHKLPKSIYFRRGSLPIALEEVATDGAKRAFIVTDRYLFNNGYADQITKVLKSHGIETEVFFEVEADPTLSIVRKGADQMNSFKPDVIIALGGGSPMDAAKIMWVLYEHPETHFEDLALRFMDIRKRIYKFPKMGVKAKMIAVTTTSGTGSEVTPFAVVTDDATGQKYPLADYALTPDMAIVDANLVMNMPKSLCAFGGLDAVTHALEAYVSVLANEYSDGQALQALKLLKEYLPASYKEGAKNPVARERVHNAATIAGIAFANAFLGVCHSMAHKLGSEFHIPHGLANAMLISNVIRYNANDNPTKQTAFSQYDRPQARRRYAEIADHLGLSAAGDRTAQKIEKLLKWLDEIKAELGIPASIREAGVQEADFLAKVDKLSEDAFDDQCTGANPRYPLIAELKQIMLDTFYGREFSEVTEAAEVAAPVAAKAEKKSKK, via the coding sequence ATGGCTGTAACGAATGTCGCTGAACTGAACGAGCTAGTAGCGCGTGTCAAAAAAGCCCAGCGTGAGTATGCCAACTTCTCACAAGAGCAAGTTGATAAGATCTTCCGCGCCGCTGCCCTCGCCGCTGCCGATGCCCGTATTCCCCTGGCTAAAATGGCCGTCGAAGAGTCCGGTATGGGTATCGTTGAAGACAAGGTTATCAAAAACCACTTCGCTTCCGAATATATCTATAACGCTTATAAAGATGAAAAGACCTGCGGTATCCTCTCCGAAGACGATACTTTCGGTACCATCACGATTGCAGAGCCGATTGGCCTGATTTGCGGTATCGTACCCACCACCAACCCAACTTCTACAGCCATCTTCAAAGCGCTGATCAGCCTGAAGACACGTAACGGTATCATTTTCTCCCCGCACCCGCGTGCGAAGAACGCCACCAACAAAGCCGCAGACATCGTGCTGCAGGCTGCTATCGCTGCTGGCGCGCCGAAAGACATCGTGGGTTGGATTGACCAGCCGTCGGTCGAATTGTCCAACCAGTTGATGCACCACCCAGACATTAACCTGATCCTGGCAACCGGTGGCCCAGGTATGGTTAAAGCAGCATACAGTTCAGGTAAACCCGCTATCGGTGTGGGTGCTGGTAACACGCCGGTTGTGGTGGATGAAACCGCCGACATTAAACGTGTTGTCGCGTCAATCCTGATGTCAAAAACCTTCGACAGCGGTGTTATCTGTGCGTCTGAACAGTCCGTGATCGTCGTTGACTCTGTATACGATGCCGTTCGTGAGCGTTTCTCTTCCCACGGTGGCTATATGCTGCAGGGGAAAGAACTGAAAGCCGTTCAAGACATCATCCTGAAAAACGGTGGCCTGAACGCCGCTATCGTCGGGCAATCCGCGCCGAAAATCGCCGAAATGGCCGGTATCAAAGTGCCAGCCAATACCAAGATCCTGATCGGTGAGGTGAAGCTGGTTGATGAGTCTGAACCGTTTGCACACGAAAAACTGTCGCCTACCCTGGCGATGTACCGTGCAAAAGACTTCGAAGACGCCGTGAGCAAAGCAGAGAAACTGGTTGCCATGGGCGGCATCGGTCACACTTCTTGTCTGTATACCGATCAGGACAACCAGACTCAGCGTGTCGAGTATTTCGGCGACAAAATGAAAACTGCACGTATCCTGATTAACACCCCGGCTTCTCAGGGGGGTATCGGTGACCTGTATAACTTTAAACTCGCTCCGTCACTGACGCTGGGCTGCGGTTCATGGGGTGGTAACTCCATCTCTGAAAACGTCGGTCCAAAACACTTGATCAACAAGAAAACTGTAGCGAAGCGAGCAGAAAACATGTTGTGGCACAAACTTCCTAAATCAATCTACTTCCGCCGTGGCTCTCTGCCAATCGCGCTGGAAGAAGTGGCTACCGATGGGGCTAAACGCGCCTTTATCGTTACCGACCGCTATCTGTTCAATAACGGCTATGCCGATCAGATCACCAAGGTTCTGAAATCGCACGGTATTGAAACTGAAGTGTTCTTTGAAGTCGAAGCTGACCCAACGCTGAGCATCGTTCGTAAAGGTGCCGATCAGATGAACTCCTTCAAGCCTGACGTGATTATCGCACTTGGCGGTGGTTCACCAATGGATGCGGCGAAGATCATGTGGGTGCTGTACGAACATCCTGAAACGCATTTCGAAGACTTGGCTCTGCGCTTTATGGACATCCGTAAACGTATCTACAAGTTCCCGAAAATGGGCGTGAAAGCGAAGATGATCGCCGTCACCACCACTTCAGGTACCGGTTCAGAAGTAACACCATTTGCGGTTGTTACCGATGACGCTACCGGCCAGAAATACCCATTGGCGGACTATGCTCTGACCCCGGATATGGCGATTGTCGATGCCAACCTGGTGATGAACATGCCAAAATCTCTGTGCGCATTTGGCGGCCTGGATGCAGTCACTCACGCCCTGGAAGCTTACGTTTCCGTGCTGGCAAACGAATATTCAGACGGCCAGGCGCTGCAAGCCCTGAAATTACTGAAAGAATATCTGCCAGCCAGCTATAAAGAAGGCGCGAAGAACCCAGTAGCTCGTGAGCGTGTACACAACGCGGCAACTATTGCTGGTATCGCGTTTGCCAACGCCTTCCTGGGTGTGTGTCACTCAATGGCCCACAAGTTGGGTTCTGAGTTCCACATTCCACACGGTCTGGCTAACGCCATGTTGATCTCTAACGTTATCCGTTATAACGCCAACGACAACCCGACCAAGCAGACAGCATTCAGTCAGTATGACCGTCCGCAAGCTCGTCGTCGCTACGCAGAGATCGCTGATCACCTGGGCCTGAGTGCTGCTGGTGACCGCACGGCTCAGAAGATCGAAAAACTGCTGAAATGGCTGGACGAGATCAAAGCAGAGCTGGGTATCCCTGCTTCAATCCGTGAAGCCGGTGTGCAAGAAGCCGACTTCCTTGCGAAGGTCGACAAACTGTCCGAAGACGCGTTTGATGACCAATGTACGGGAGCCAACCCGCGCTATCCACTGATTGCAGAACTCAAGCAAATCATGCTGGATACCTTCTATGGTCGCGAATTCAGCGAAGTTACAGAAGCAGCCGAGGTAGCAGCACCTGTTGCGGCCAAAGCGGAAAAAAAGTCCAAGAAGTAA
- a CDS encoding YchE family NAAT transporter, which translates to MGQSLLDFSGYIKFFVGLFALVNPVGILPVFISMTSYQAEAGRNKTNLTANLSVAIILWTSLFLGEAILRMFGISIDSFRIAGGILVVTIAMSMISGKLGEDKQNKQEKSESAIRESIGVVPLALPLMAGPGAISSTIVWSSRYHSWQNLLGFTVAIALFAFCCWLLFRAAPLLVRLLGQTGINVITRIMGLLLMALGIEFIVTGIKAIFPGLL; encoded by the coding sequence GTGGGCCAATCTCTGTTGGATTTTTCCGGCTACATCAAGTTCTTTGTTGGCTTGTTTGCGCTGGTAAACCCTGTCGGCATCCTGCCGGTGTTTATCAGTATGACCAGCTATCAGGCGGAGGCGGGGCGTAATAAAACCAACCTGACGGCAAACCTGTCGGTAGCGATTATCTTATGGACCTCGTTGTTTCTGGGGGAAGCCATACTGCGAATGTTCGGTATTTCTATTGACTCTTTCCGTATTGCCGGGGGGATCCTGGTGGTGACCATTGCCATGTCGATGATCAGTGGCAAGTTGGGGGAGGATAAACAGAACAAGCAGGAAAAATCAGAGAGTGCGATCCGCGAGAGTATAGGGGTTGTTCCCTTGGCGTTACCCTTGATGGCTGGGCCAGGGGCAATCAGTTCCACCATTGTCTGGAGTTCCCGCTATCACAGTTGGCAGAACCTGTTGGGCTTTACCGTGGCTATTGCCCTGTTTGCCTTTTGTTGCTGGTTATTGTTCCGAGCAGCGCCGCTGCTGGTGCGTTTGCTGGGGCAAACGGGCATCAACGTGATTACTCGTATCATGGGGCTGTTACTGATGGCTCTGGGGATTGAATTTATTGTGACCGGAATTAAAGCCATATTCCCAGGCTTGCTATAA
- a CDS encoding ABC transporter substrate-binding protein: MQQATKRQSLAVIMAASLGFSTCNATLAADVPAGVKLAAQQSIVINNGSEVASLDPHKVEGVPESNIILNLLEGLVSTDANGHLVPAVAERWENNGYQSWLFHLRKEAVWSDGSPVTAQDFVYSWQRLADPKTGSPYASYLQYAKIENIDAILAGKKSPQSLGVSAVDDKTLKVTLSEPVPYFVNMLSHTSMKPLKQSVVEKYGDKWTLPQNYVGNGAYRLKQWVVNERIVLERSPSYWDNKKTVIEQATFLPLSSEVSDINRYRSGEIDITNSAIPPNLYVKMKREIPEQLHVNPYLCTFYYEINNQRAPFTDARVRTAVKLTLDRDIIANKIMGQGQIPAYGFTPTFIEGAAFTAPEWAGWTQEKRNETAKKLLADAGYTAAKPLKFTLLYNTSDQNKQQAIAAASMWKKNLGAEVTLQNQEWKTSLQSRHEGQFDVARATWCGDYNEPSAFLNMLLSHSSINTFFYKNPAFDALMASTLKAPDAAARAAIYQQAETMLDKDSALVPVYYRVSARLVKPTVGGFTGKDPLDYIDVKNFYIIKP, from the coding sequence ATGCAACAAGCAACGAAGCGCCAATCCTTGGCCGTTATCATGGCCGCCTCGCTGGGGTTTTCTACCTGCAATGCAACTTTGGCGGCAGATGTGCCAGCTGGCGTAAAACTGGCAGCGCAACAAAGCATCGTGATAAACAACGGTTCAGAAGTGGCTTCGTTGGATCCGCATAAAGTTGAAGGGGTTCCGGAAAGCAATATTATCCTTAATCTGCTGGAGGGGTTGGTCAGCACCGATGCCAACGGCCATCTTGTACCCGCCGTGGCAGAGCGTTGGGAAAACAACGGCTACCAAAGCTGGTTGTTCCATCTGCGAAAAGAGGCGGTATGGAGTGATGGTTCGCCGGTTACCGCACAGGATTTCGTCTACAGTTGGCAACGCCTGGCAGATCCAAAAACGGGCTCGCCGTATGCCAGCTACCTGCAGTACGCCAAGATTGAGAATATTGACGCTATCCTGGCGGGTAAAAAATCCCCACAGTCACTTGGCGTTAGCGCTGTTGATGACAAAACGCTGAAAGTGACGTTGAGTGAACCTGTCCCTTATTTTGTCAATATGCTTTCGCACACCTCAATGAAGCCGTTAAAACAGTCCGTCGTCGAAAAGTATGGTGACAAGTGGACGTTGCCGCAAAACTACGTGGGTAATGGGGCTTATCGTTTAAAACAATGGGTGGTCAATGAACGCATTGTCCTCGAGCGTAGTCCGAGCTATTGGGATAATAAAAAAACGGTGATCGAGCAGGCTACCTTCCTGCCGCTATCTTCCGAAGTGAGCGATATCAACCGTTATCGCAGTGGTGAAATCGATATTACCAATAGCGCCATTCCGCCGAATTTGTATGTGAAAATGAAGCGCGAAATCCCGGAACAGCTACATGTTAATCCTTACCTGTGCACTTTTTACTATGAGATCAATAATCAGCGAGCGCCGTTTACCGATGCTCGTGTACGCACCGCGGTTAAATTGACACTGGATCGCGACATCATTGCCAACAAGATCATGGGACAGGGCCAGATCCCGGCCTATGGTTTTACGCCAACCTTTATTGAGGGGGCTGCCTTCACTGCACCAGAATGGGCAGGATGGACGCAGGAAAAACGCAATGAAACGGCGAAGAAACTGTTGGCAGATGCCGGTTATACGGCGGCAAAACCACTCAAGTTTACCTTGTTGTATAACACCTCAGATCAGAATAAGCAGCAAGCCATCGCCGCGGCGTCCATGTGGAAGAAAAACCTGGGTGCGGAGGTGACGCTACAAAATCAGGAGTGGAAGACCTCGCTGCAAAGCAGACATGAAGGGCAGTTTGATGTTGCCCGAGCCACCTGGTGCGGGGACTACAACGAACCGAGTGCGTTTTTAAATATGCTGCTTTCCCATAGCAGCATTAATACCTTCTTCTACAAAAATCCAGCATTTGATGCACTGATGGCCAGTACGTTGAAAGCGCCAGATGCCGCTGCACGTGCGGCTATTTATCAGCAGGCTGAAACGATGTTGGATAAGGATTCTGCGCTGGTGCCGGTTTACTATCGGGTCAGTGCGCGTCTGGTTAAACCCACTGTCGGGGGTTTTACCGGCAAAGATCCGCTTGATTACATCGATGTGAAAAACTTTTATATCATCAAGCCGTAA
- the oppA gene encoding oligopeptide ABC transporter substrate-binding protein OppA, which produces MTNITKKSLLAAGIIAALGITATGSAFAADVPAGVQLAEKQEIVKNNGSEVQSLDPHKIEGVPENNVTRDLMEGLANNSLDGSIVPGVAESWDNKDFKVWTFHLRKDAKWSNGQPVTAQDFVYSWQRVVDPKTASPYASYLQYAHVENVDDIIAGKKDKSTLGVKAIDDHTFQVTLSEPVPYLVEMTPHYAMKPVYKDAVEKFGDKWTLPANYVSNGAYKLKDWVVNERIVLERNPEYWDNAKTIINKVTFLPIASEVTDVNRYRTGEIDMTYNNMPIELFQKLKKEIPQEVHVDPYLCTYYYEINNQKAPFTDARVREALKLGMDRDIIVNKVKNQGDLPAYGFTPPYTDGAKLTAPEWFGWTQEKRNEEAKKLLAEAGYGPNKPLTFSLLYNTSDLHKKLAIAAASIWKKNLGVDVKLVNQEWKTFLDTRHQGTYDVSRAGWCADYNEPSSFLNMMLSDSSSNTPHYKSAEFDKLMANVLTAKTKDERAELYQKAEVQLDKDSAIVPVFYYVNARLVKPYVGGYTGKDPLDNVYDKNLYIIKH; this is translated from the coding sequence ATGACCAACATCACAAAAAAATCACTGCTGGCGGCAGGCATTATTGCGGCGCTAGGTATTACGGCAACCGGAAGTGCATTTGCGGCCGATGTGCCTGCAGGGGTGCAGCTGGCGGAGAAACAGGAAATCGTTAAGAACAACGGTTCCGAAGTACAATCTCTTGACCCACATAAAATCGAAGGCGTGCCAGAAAATAACGTCACCCGCGATCTGATGGAAGGTCTGGCAAACAACAGCCTAGACGGCTCAATCGTTCCGGGGGTAGCAGAAAGCTGGGATAACAAAGATTTTAAAGTGTGGACTTTCCACCTGCGTAAAGACGCAAAATGGTCAAATGGCCAGCCGGTAACGGCACAGGATTTTGTGTATAGCTGGCAACGTGTGGTCGACCCGAAAACTGCGTCCCCTTATGCCAGTTACCTGCAGTACGCCCACGTTGAGAACGTGGATGACATCATCGCCGGTAAAAAAGACAAGTCAACGTTGGGTGTGAAAGCGATTGATGATCATACCTTCCAGGTAACGTTAAGCGAACCGGTTCCGTATCTGGTAGAAATGACCCCGCACTATGCCATGAAGCCGGTGTATAAAGACGCGGTAGAGAAGTTCGGCGATAAATGGACGCTGCCTGCAAACTACGTCAGCAATGGTGCATACAAACTGAAGGACTGGGTCGTTAACGAACGTATCGTGCTGGAACGTAACCCGGAATATTGGGATAACGCCAAAACCATCATTAACAAAGTCACCTTCCTGCCGATCGCTTCAGAAGTCACCGACGTAAACCGCTACCGTACCGGTGAAATCGACATGACCTATAACAACATGCCGATTGAGTTGTTCCAGAAGCTGAAAAAAGAGATCCCGCAAGAAGTTCACGTCGATCCTTATCTGTGTACTTATTACTATGAAATCAACAACCAGAAGGCCCCGTTCACCGATGCTCGCGTACGTGAAGCACTGAAGCTGGGGATGGATCGTGACATTATCGTCAACAAGGTGAAAAACCAGGGCGATTTGCCAGCCTACGGCTTCACTCCTCCTTATACCGATGGAGCCAAACTGACTGCACCTGAGTGGTTCGGTTGGACCCAGGAAAAACGTAACGAAGAAGCCAAGAAACTGTTGGCCGAAGCGGGGTATGGTCCGAATAAACCGCTGACTTTCTCACTGCTGTATAACACCTCGGATCTGCATAAGAAACTGGCGATTGCTGCCGCCTCCATCTGGAAGAAAAATCTGGGTGTGGATGTGAAACTGGTGAATCAGGAGTGGAAAACCTTCCTGGATACCCGCCATCAGGGCACTTATGATGTTTCCCGTGCCGGCTGGTGTGCTGACTATAACGAACCAAGTTCCTTCCTGAACATGATGCTGTCTGATAGCAGCAGCAACACCCCGCACTATAAGAGTGCGGAATTCGACAAGCTGATGGCAAACGTGCTGACAGCTAAAACCAAAGATGAGCGTGCTGAACTTTACCAGAAAGCCGAAGTGCAACTGGATAAAGATTCTGCCATCGTTCCTGTCTTTTACTATGTAAATGCCCGGTTGGTGAAACCTTATGTTGGCGGTTACACCGGCAAAGACCCGCTTGATAACGTGTACGACAAAAACCTGTACATCATCAAGCATTGA